Proteins encoded by one window of Candidatus Marsarchaeota archaeon:
- a CDS encoding ABC transporter permease yields MEEEIMSNVVSDTLKKAYILYKRDMLIFKSNLRPNLVRTILFPLIILIFFSNIGAVPHNVPVGVVNNANSQDSYELMQALYAGTSQGSFKLISIPSLQQGLSEVNSGQVALLLVINPTLGTTSSATSILAYYSSPDASTVEEILPAISSIAAGSGSKIAAKSIEPASLMPSQPQTQFVPTLTSGLSTNYEDFLVGGVIALVAVFGTLFGGGFTLITDKQLGNLKAILIAPVNRSSVMLGKTLYTLTLAVISTALVLFISLFFGTTILMGILGVFWIFVLVLLLTLGFTGISLTLASKVKKPEIYAIFTQTIALPLWFLSGAFFPTTSMPEWMQIISVFNPMTYAVKGIRDVMIIGAYPLGTALAQIAILGLFSIIMLGISIKTFRVQI; encoded by the coding sequence GTGGAGGAGGAGATAATGTCCAATGTTGTAAGCGACACGCTGAAAAAGGCATACATACTGTATAAGCGCGACATGCTGATCTTCAAGAGCAATCTCAGGCCCAACCTTGTCAGGACTATACTCTTCCCGCTGATAATACTCATATTCTTCAGCAATATAGGCGCTGTCCCGCATAATGTGCCTGTAGGAGTGGTGAACAATGCAAACAGCCAGGATTCATACGAGCTGATGCAGGCACTGTATGCCGGCACGTCACAAGGCTCTTTCAAGCTTATATCGATTCCATCATTGCAGCAGGGCCTTTCCGAAGTGAATTCAGGCCAGGTTGCCCTTCTTCTCGTAATAAATCCTACTTTGGGCACTACATCCTCTGCAACATCAATACTAGCTTACTATAGCAGCCCTGATGCCTCAACAGTGGAGGAAATACTGCCGGCAATAAGCAGCATCGCAGCCGGGTCCGGCTCCAAGATAGCTGCAAAAAGCATTGAACCTGCGTCATTAATGCCATCCCAGCCGCAAACGCAGTTCGTGCCTACTCTGACATCCGGCCTGTCTACGAACTATGAGGACTTTCTTGTAGGCGGCGTAATAGCACTGGTTGCCGTATTTGGCACACTTTTCGGCGGGGGATTCACTCTCATAACTGACAAGCAGCTTGGAAACCTAAAAGCCATACTGATAGCGCCGGTCAACCGCTCATCCGTCATGCTCGGCAAGACGCTGTATACCCTTACGCTTGCGGTGATAAGCACTGCGCTCGTGCTTTTCATATCGCTGTTCTTCGGTACCACAATACTGATGGGCATCCTTGGCGTATTCTGGATTTTTGTGCTTGTGCTGCTGCTGACTCTCGGCTTTACTGGCATTTCCCTTACTCTGGCATCCAAGGTCAAAAAGCCCGAAATCTACGCGATATTCACGCAGACGATCGCGCTGCCATTGTGGTTCCTGAGCGGAGCATTCTTCCCAACTACTTCAATGCCTGAATGGATGCAGATCATATCGGTCTTCAATCCTATGACATACGCAGTAAAGGGGATAAGGGATGTTATGATAATAGGCGCATACCCTCTGGGCACAGCGCTCGCACAGATAGCCATACTTGGGCTGTTCTCGATAATAATGCTTGGCATTTCAATAAAAACGTTTAGGGTGCAAATATGA
- the albA gene encoding DNA-binding protein Alba: MAGNEISEDARKENVIYIGKKPTMNYVLAVVTQFNSGMPEVTIKARGNAISRAVDVKEIVMNKFLPDIKEKSIKTSSEDLTNEDGTRSKVSAIQIVLAK, encoded by the coding sequence ATGGCAGGAAATGAAATATCAGAGGACGCAAGAAAGGAGAATGTAATATACATTGGAAAGAAGCCGACAATGAACTATGTGCTGGCCGTAGTGACCCAATTCAACAGCGGCATGCCGGAAGTGACAATAAAGGCCAGGGGCAACGCCATCTCAAGGGCGGTGGACGTAAAGGAAATCGTAATGAACAAGTTTTTGCCTGACATAAAGGAGAAGAGCATAAAGACATCTTCCGAGGACCTTACGAATGAGGATGGCACAAGGTCGAAGGTCAGTGCAATACAGATAGTGCTTGCAAAGTAA
- the aspS gene encoding aspartate--tRNA(Asn) ligase gives MIRSNFISELSQSMDGKEVTIAGWVHEVRELGKLTFLLLKDMTGIAQVVAKKGEASESIISALSVPKESVLSVTGTVKANKESRFGGVEIIPKTVANLNPLSMRIPFEVTGKVPVELDVRLNYRYIDLRRIQTAAIFKIESTILNSFRQFFYDQGFNEIRPSSIVAEATEGGAELFELKYFESKAFLAQSPQLYKQLAIIGGLDKVFMVMPIYRAEKSNDTYHLNEVTQMDIEIGFADHNDAISLLGKTLVKIISDVRSKNVSDLEALNVDLKVPKVTTVTYSEVVEGLKAHGEDIKFGSDFSREHELKIGELFGEAVIVTEYPTAVRAFYSMPKEGNPELSNSFDLIYKGLEISSGAQRIHMPEMLIQAIRKKGLDPKNFDFYINAFRCGAPPHAGWSIGMERLAMRITNSQNIRECAMFPRDRKRLSP, from the coding sequence ATGATACGCTCAAATTTCATAAGCGAATTGTCCCAAAGCATGGACGGCAAGGAGGTCACAATAGCTGGCTGGGTGCACGAAGTGCGCGAACTCGGGAAATTGACATTCCTGCTATTGAAAGATATGACTGGCATAGCCCAAGTCGTGGCAAAGAAGGGCGAGGCCAGCGAGTCTATTATAAGCGCCCTTTCCGTGCCTAAGGAAAGCGTTCTAAGCGTCACAGGCACTGTAAAGGCGAACAAGGAATCCAGGTTTGGAGGGGTTGAAATAATCCCAAAAACAGTCGCGAATCTGAACCCGCTTTCGATGCGCATACCTTTCGAAGTCACTGGCAAGGTGCCTGTGGAGCTTGACGTAAGGCTTAACTACAGGTATATAGACCTGAGAAGGATCCAAACCGCTGCTATATTCAAGATAGAATCCACAATACTAAATTCGTTCAGGCAGTTTTTCTACGATCAGGGATTTAACGAGATAAGGCCCTCCTCCATAGTGGCAGAGGCTACCGAGGGCGGTGCAGAGCTTTTCGAGCTCAAATATTTCGAGAGCAAGGCGTTCCTTGCGCAGTCGCCGCAGCTTTACAAGCAGCTCGCAATAATAGGCGGGCTTGACAAAGTGTTCATGGTAATGCCAATATACAGGGCAGAGAAGTCCAACGACACGTATCACTTGAACGAAGTAACGCAGATGGACATAGAGATAGGGTTTGCGGACCATAACGATGCGATCTCGCTTCTGGGAAAAACGCTAGTAAAGATAATATCTGACGTAAGAAGCAAGAACGTAAGCGATCTTGAAGCGTTAAACGTTGACTTAAAGGTGCCAAAGGTTACCACTGTCACATACTCTGAGGTTGTCGAGGGGCTTAAGGCGCACGGCGAGGATATAAAATTCGGCTCCGACTTCTCAAGGGAGCACGAGCTCAAGATAGGCGAGCTGTTCGGGGAAGCGGTAATAGTGACGGAATATCCAACTGCAGTAAGGGCATTCTATTCAATGCCGAAGGAAGGCAATCCAGAGCTATCCAACAGCTTCGACCTAATATACAAAGGCCTTGAGATATCAAGCGGAGCGCAGCGCATACACATGCCAGAGATGCTAATACAGGCAATAAGGAAAAAGGGGCTCGACCCAAAGAATTTCGACTTTTATATAAACGCTTTCAGGTGCGGGGCTCCTCCGCATGCCGGCTGGTCGATAGGGATGGAGAGGCTGGCAATGCGCATAACAAACTCGCAGAACATAAGGGAATGTGCAATGTTTCCGCGGGACAGGAAGCGCCTGTCTCCGTAA
- a CDS encoding metal-sulfur cluster assembly factor: protein MVSKSDVVEALRQCKDPELDADIVNLGLIYGINITGNEVKVTLTMTSAMCPVTSLILADAQLRLEALSGVGKVELELVWDPMWSPEMMSDELKYRT, encoded by the coding sequence ATGGTCAGCAAAAGCGATGTCGTTGAGGCGCTCAGGCAGTGCAAGGATCCTGAACTGGATGCCGACATAGTCAACCTCGGCCTTATATATGGCATAAACATAACGGGCAACGAGGTCAAGGTAACTTTGACCATGACCAGCGCAATGTGCCCTGTTACTTCCCTTATACTGGCCGACGCCCAGCTCAGGCTCGAAGCATTAAGCGGCGTCGGCAAGGTGGAGCTGGAGCTTGTTTGGGACCCGATGTGGAGCCCTGAAATGATGAGCGACGAGCTGAAGTACAGGACCTGA
- the rpsJ gene encoding 30S ribosomal protein S10 has protein sequence MRGVAVIKLASISKNDADSVMKQIKDIAQSIGVKVNGPIPLPTKRIRHAVRKAPGADGSHTFEKWELRIHKRLIQVHANDQALRQIMRIPVPDSVQIEIALT, from the coding sequence ATGAGAGGAGTTGCCGTTATAAAGCTTGCAAGCATCTCTAAAAACGATGCGGACAGCGTAATGAAGCAGATAAAGGACATTGCGCAGTCCATAGGCGTAAAGGTTAACGGCCCGATACCGCTGCCGACCAAAAGGATAAGGCATGCGGTTAGGAAGGCTCCTGGCGCAGACGGCAGCCACACTTTCGAGAAATGGGAGCTTAGGATCCATAAAAGGCTCATACAGGTGCACGCAAACGATCAGGCATTGCGGCAGATAATGCGCATACCAGTGCCTGACAGTGTGCAGATAGAGATTGCCCTCACCTGA